A segment of the Candidatus Protochlamydia naegleriophila genome:
AAAAGGGATCTTTCAAGGCTTGAATATAGAAGTCAGCAATGGGATGTTGATTTTTTAAATTATTTGAAATCACTAGAGAAAAAAAAACCGGTGATTTTCTGCGGTGATTTGAATGTCGCCCACACCGAAATTGATTTGTCCTTTCCACAAGCCAATGTGAAAAACCATGGATTTACCCAGCAAGAGCGCGCAGGCTTTAATCGCATCGTTGAATCGGGGTTTATAGATACCTTTCGTGAGTTTGAAAAAGGTCCGGGACATTATACCTGGTGGAGCCATTTTAGCCGATGTAGAGAAAGAAATATTGGATGGCGTATCGATTATTTTTTAATGTCGCCATCGCTACGTCCGCAATTAGAAAAGTCCTACATTTTAAAGGATGTGACAGGTTCTGATCATTGCCCCATAGCTCTCGAACTGTCTACTTGATAAAGAAAGCTTTTAATTCTTTACCAAATAGCCATTTTTTATCACAAGATTTGAAAAGACTTACAGAGCCGAAGTAAAATCAAGCCCTCCAAAAACCCTTTCATAGCAATAAATTTAAAATATTTACTTGATATACTCTCGCTCTATTCTTATATTCACCCTAAAGTCAGATGAATATTTCTGAGATTACAGGATTGACCATGTTTAAAAAAGCCTTTCTTTCTTTGACCTTTGCTTTCCTGATCCTATTCTATGCTGAAGCAAAAGCGGAGTTGCATGAAACAGAATCGTATGACCAAATCATCAGCCTTGGGTACAGCTGCCAGGTTGCTTTTCAGTTAGAACATAACGGCGTTCGAACGTTAGCTCATCCCTTTGACTGGTTTCATACACCTATTGAGAGCTTACTAAAGTTCATAGTGAATGAAGGGAAAAATTTCTTTGATTTAGATAAAATTTACGTCATGGGGGCCTATCCAGGTGATCCCGCCCGCCTTCAGGTGTACGACACAGTCTATGGAATCATTTCTTACCATGATTTTTTAAGCTTTCCTCACCTTAGCAATTATGCTGAAATCAAGGCTAAGTATGACAAGCGCATTAAAAGATTTTTTAATCTCTTACAATCCAATCAACGCGTATTATTCGTTCGTCAAGACGTATCAAAAGAACAAGCCGAATATTTAGATGAAGTTCTCCATAGTACCTATCCCAACCTCTCTTACACTCTCATTGCAATTAACAATACAGAAGAGTACAAAACTCCTTGGAACTCGCCTCGCATTGAAAACTTTTATATGGAATGGATAGGCGACTGGAGAGGCAATTTTTTAAGATGGCAGGACATTTTAAGCCAGTTTAAGATTAATCGCCCATCTGCCCGTCCAACCGAAGAAATCTGGTAAATCTTTCGAATTATCACAGCCTAGATGGACAAAATCATCGACACTGTGCCAGAATGAAACGTCATAGACTCCACGGAAACGGGACAGGAACCATGCTAAAAACAAGCGTCACATCGTTCATTTTTGCACTACTTATCATCTGTTGCGCTCATGCAAAAATGGAGACTTATGATCAGGCCGTCGGCTTGGGTTTCAATTGCCAGGTCGCACATCAATTAGAGCACAACAAGGTTCGCTTTTTTGCCTATCCTTTTGATTGGTGCCAAACCCCTTTTGATAGCCTGCTAGCCTTTATTGCTAATGAAGGCAAAGATTTCTTAGAGTGGGGCAACATTTACGCATTAAAGCCTCATCACGGAGATCCCACCCACCTTGAAGTCGTTGATTTAGTATATGGGATCACGACTTTTCACGATTTTTTAACCTCTCCTCATCTTGGAAACTATGTTCAGGTTAAATCCAAGTATGACAAACGAACAAAGAGGTTCTTCGATTTATTAAAATCAAACCAGCGAGTTTTATTTATTCGGCAAGATTTATCAAAAGAACAGGCTGAATATTTAGATGAGGTCCTTCATAGTACCTATCCAAATCTGAATTATACCTTACTCGTCATCAATGCTACGGAGGAATACAAGCCCTCTTGGGGCTTGCCTCGCATTGCCAATTTTTATATGGAACCTGTAGCTGACTGGACTGGCAATTATTCAAGATGGACAGAAATTTTAAGCCAGTTTTCAGTGGCTCGCTTTAATCATAGACCACTTGAAGAAGTCTGGTAATAGGTTAATCTTCTTCTTCATACTCCTTTTTGAGCTCTTCAAGAAGTAAAGGATCGACCAAGGTCGTTGTATCACCCAAAACACGCTCTTCAGCAATATCGCGCAGCAAACGTCGCATCACCTTACCACTGCGCGTTTTGGGGAGATCCCGGACAAAAACAATTTTTTCAGGCCTCGCAATGCCCCCAATCTTTTTAACAACGTGTTGCTTTAAGCGATCGATGAGGGTGTCTTCTGGAATAATCCCTTCTTTCAGCGCTGCAAAAACCGCAATCGCCTGTCCTTTAATAGGATGGCTAATTGCAATGACAGCTGCCTCTGCCACGCCCGGGTAATCCATCAAGGCACTTTCAATTTCTATACTGCCTAGGCGGTGTCCAGAGACATTGATCACATCATCCATGCGACCGAGAAGCCAAAAATAACCATTTTGATCTGTTCTTGCACTATCCCCTGTAAAGTAGTAATATCCATTACCTTTTTTCCAGTAGATCTCTTCGTATCGTTTAGGGTTGTTATAAATCCCGCGTAGCATAGAAGGCCATGGAGAGCAGATAACGAGAGAGCCCTTGGAATCATCCGCTTGATTTTCATTTAAAATGGCCGCTTCAATTCCAGGAAGAGGGCAGGTCGCACTACCCGGTTTAAGCGGGGTTAAACCTGGAATAGGGGCAATGAGAATGCTGCCTGTTTCAGTTTGCCACCATGTATCTACAATGGGACACTTGTCTTGTCCAACATACTTATAATACCACATCCATGCGTCCACATTAATGGGTTCACCAACTGATCCCAACAATCGCAAGGAAGATAGATTGAATGTCTCTAACCATTTTTCTCCCCATTTCATAAACGTCCGAATCAACGTAGGCGCAGTATAAAGCGTCGTCACGCCATAGCTCTCAATTAGCTGCCACGCACGATTTTTTTCTGGCCAATCTAACGAACCCTCATAAATTAATTGAGTCATTCCATTCGAAAGCGGCCCATACACAACATAGCTATGCCCTGTAATCCAGCCAACATCAGCCGTACACCAATAAACATCTGTCGGTTTAACATCGAATACCCACCGCATTGTGGTTTTGACACCAACCATATAACCGCCAGTCGTATGAATAATTCCCTTTGGCTTCCCAGTCGTGCCAGATGTATAAAGAATAAATAGAGTATCTTCAGCATCCATTTCCTCGGGTGGATAATACGTGGGAGCCTTCTCGACTAGCTCATGATACCAATAATCACGTCCCGTCAGCATCTCAACTGGTTGATCGGTGCGCTTCACAACAACAACCCGTTCTATGCAGGGACATTCACTTGCCACTTGATCAACGGCCGGTTTTAAAGCCACTATCCCCCCTTTGCGAATCCCTCCATCGGCCGTTATAACGAGCTTCGCTTCAGCATCCAAAATGCGCTCCTTTAATGCATCTGAAGAAAATCCGCCAAAAATAACGACATGAATGGCACCAATGCGGGCGCAAGCCAGCATGGCTATAACCGCCTCAGGAATCGTTGGCAGATAAATGGCCACCCTATCCCCTTTCTGTACTCCAAGCGATTTTAAGGCATGGCTGAACTGATTAACTGCTGCATATAATTCACCATAGGTAAAACTTCTTTTTTCCCCTCGCTCACCTTCCCATAACAAGGCGATTTTATACCTCGTTGGCGTCTCCATATGGATGTCCAGGCAATTATAACACGCATTCAGTTTGCCGCCTAAAAACCACTGTACGTGAGGCGGATTCCATTCTAAAACCTGATTCCAAGGATGAAACCAATGCAAAGTATAAGCCTGCTTTTCCCAAAAAGCTTCTTTGTTCTGGTTTGCTTCTTCAAAAAGTTCAAACGATTGGATGTTAGCTGCTTTCTTAAACTCTTCCGAAGTGAGCGATTCGGCTGCCGCAGCTTCAGTTGCAAAACAGAGCATCAGCCCTAGCAAATATCCGATCATTTTATATCCTATATAAAATCTTGAGTAATGAATACAGCTGTTAAAACCACCACTGGGTTCACCATAATTCGCCTTGATCTAACACTCGCAAACGGCTAAAGATCCATTGTTGGAGCTGGTTCTTCCACTTTCCTTTAAACGTCCACTGCACAGAAGAGGGCTTTTCACCCTCTCCTACCCACACCTGACAGCCTGCTGGAAACGTTCTCTCATGCTTAAAATTGGAAGCCGGTTGAATCCACAGCTGCTCTTTGAAGATAATATCCTGAAAAATTTTCTTCGAAAGATTGTAGCCAATTTTTGTGGCTGGGCAAATTCTGGCATCGAATCCCCATGAAATTAATTGAGGATGCTCTTTTACACGCCATCTTTCGGGAATGAAACAGTCAGGGTGGCTCCATCCATTGCGATTCAGTTGAACGAGCGAAGCAATCCATCCCCTTTCTTTGTCCGTCGATTTGCGCGTCCAAATATCTGTCAGAGGATATAAACGCAATGCTTCGTTCATGCAATGATCCAGACTGTTTTTGAAAGAGTCTTGAAAGGAAGGGTAAAGAAGAATAAGGTGGCAGATTAGGTCGGTGCAT
Coding sequences within it:
- a CDS encoding exodeoxyribonuclease III, whose amino-acid sequence is MKIISWNVNGIRSILKKGFLDFIHAHDPDILCLQETKARSEDVEIDLTQYYQYWNAAQKKGYSGTCIFTKEKPLSVVNGILLDIHDLEGRTITLEYPTFFLVNVYVPNSKRDLSRLEYRSQQWDVDFLNYLKSLEKKKPVIFCGDLNVAHTEIDLSFPQANVKNHGFTQQERAGFNRIVESGFIDTFREFEKGPGHYTWWSHFSRCRERNIGWRIDYFLMSPSLRPQLEKSYILKDVTGSDHCPIALELST
- a CDS encoding DUF1796 family putative cysteine peptidase; this translates as MFKKAFLSLTFAFLILFYAEAKAELHETESYDQIISLGYSCQVAFQLEHNGVRTLAHPFDWFHTPIESLLKFIVNEGKNFFDLDKIYVMGAYPGDPARLQVYDTVYGIISYHDFLSFPHLSNYAEIKAKYDKRIKRFFNLLQSNQRVLFVRQDVSKEQAEYLDEVLHSTYPNLSYTLIAINNTEEYKTPWNSPRIENFYMEWIGDWRGNFLRWQDILSQFKINRPSARPTEEIW
- a CDS encoding DUF1796 family putative cysteine peptidase yields the protein MKRHRLHGNGTGTMLKTSVTSFIFALLIICCAHAKMETYDQAVGLGFNCQVAHQLEHNKVRFFAYPFDWCQTPFDSLLAFIANEGKDFLEWGNIYALKPHHGDPTHLEVVDLVYGITTFHDFLTSPHLGNYVQVKSKYDKRTKRFFDLLKSNQRVLFIRQDLSKEQAEYLDEVLHSTYPNLNYTLLVINATEEYKPSWGLPRIANFYMEPVADWTGNYSRWTEILSQFSVARFNHRPLEEVW
- the acs gene encoding acetate--CoA ligase; the encoded protein is MLCFATEAAAAESLTSEEFKKAANIQSFELFEEANQNKEAFWEKQAYTLHWFHPWNQVLEWNPPHVQWFLGGKLNACYNCLDIHMETPTRYKIALLWEGERGEKRSFTYGELYAAVNQFSHALKSLGVQKGDRVAIYLPTIPEAVIAMLACARIGAIHVVIFGGFSSDALKERILDAEAKLVITADGGIRKGGIVALKPAVDQVASECPCIERVVVVKRTDQPVEMLTGRDYWYHELVEKAPTYYPPEEMDAEDTLFILYTSGTTGKPKGIIHTTGGYMVGVKTTMRWVFDVKPTDVYWCTADVGWITGHSYVVYGPLSNGMTQLIYEGSLDWPEKNRAWQLIESYGVTTLYTAPTLIRTFMKWGEKWLETFNLSSLRLLGSVGEPINVDAWMWYYKYVGQDKCPIVDTWWQTETGSILIAPIPGLTPLKPGSATCPLPGIEAAILNENQADDSKGSLVICSPWPSMLRGIYNNPKRYEEIYWKKGNGYYYFTGDSARTDQNGYFWLLGRMDDVINVSGHRLGSIEIESALMDYPGVAEAAVIAISHPIKGQAIAVFAALKEGIIPEDTLIDRLKQHVVKKIGGIARPEKIVFVRDLPKTRSGKVMRRLLRDIAEERVLGDTTTLVDPLLLEELKKEYEEED